The following are from one region of the Dehalococcoidia bacterium genome:
- a CDS encoding rRNA adenine N(6)-methyltransferase family protein: protein MSAARDLSLRCTQNFLTDPALIDCLLDASTIGPDDQVYEIGPGTGSITERLLRRCRRVIAVEKDPALVRRLTERFAGCPRLTLRQGDALTALLPAAPYKVFASLPFNRTAAIVSRLTHAAPPPEDQYLVVQHEAALRFCGRPATTLYALLLAPWFEAGIIHRFRRSDFAPRPGVDVVLLRLAKRGPPLLPAAQAQRYRDFVTFAFTCRQPSLAETLHRLEPGRWPRRALADTGIGPNARPGEVPVERWLCLFEAFRRGAGTLAHDRVQGAEARQRRQQTRLHKQHRTRGRATGPGPPRRRNSGWPAADRLDCHINSSSRFSAAFHLDRAGELLAKQTRTPERRTA, encoded by the coding sequence ATGTCCGCCGCACGCGATCTCAGCCTCCGCTGCACACAGAATTTCCTTACCGACCCGGCGCTGATCGATTGCCTGCTCGACGCCTCGACGATCGGGCCGGACGACCAGGTCTACGAGATCGGGCCGGGCACGGGCAGCATCACCGAGCGGCTGCTGCGCCGCTGCCGCCGGGTGATCGCCGTCGAAAAGGACCCGGCGCTGGTGCGGCGCTTGACAGAGCGCTTCGCCGGCTGTCCGCGCCTCACGCTGCGGCAGGGAGACGCGCTCACTGCGCTGTTGCCGGCCGCGCCGTACAAGGTCTTCGCCAGTCTTCCCTTCAACAGAACGGCGGCGATCGTCTCGCGCCTTACCCACGCCGCGCCGCCGCCGGAGGACCAGTACCTCGTGGTGCAGCACGAAGCCGCCTTGCGCTTTTGCGGCCGGCCGGCAACCACGCTCTACGCGCTGCTGCTCGCGCCCTGGTTCGAGGCCGGCATTATTCATCGCTTCCGGCGCAGCGACTTCGCGCCGCGGCCGGGCGTCGATGTCGTGCTGCTGCGCCTCGCCAAGCGCGGGCCGCCGCTCTTGCCGGCCGCACAGGCGCAGCGCTACCGCGACTTCGTAACGTTCGCCTTCACCTGCCGCCAGCCTTCGCTTGCGGAGACGCTGCACCGGCTGGAACCCGGCCGCTGGCCGCGGCGCGCCCTCGCCGACACCGGCATCGGGCCGAACGCTCGGCCGGGTGAGGTTCCCGTCGAGCGCTGGCTGTGTCTATTCGAGGCGTTTCGGCGCGGCGCCGGCACCCTGGCCCACGATCGGGTGCAGGGCGCCGAGGCTCGCCAGCGCCGGCAGCAGACCCGCCTGCACAAGCAGCACCGCACCCGCGGCCGGGCGACGGGACCGGGCCCACCGCGACGGCGCAACAGCGGTTGGCCCGCGGCGGACCGCCTGGATTGCCACATCAACAGCTCGTCGCGCTTCAGCGCGGCGTTTCACCTGGATCGGGCGGGTGAGCTGCTCGCAAAGCAAACGAGGACACCCGAGCGGAGGACCGCGTGA
- a CDS encoding LLM class flavin-dependent oxidoreductase has product MRVAIGFHRLAIEDWESASAYAVEAERLGVDAIWSAEAWAHDAVTPLAYIAAKTARVQLGTGIMQVGARTPAMAAMTALSLASMSNGRFVLGLGASGPQVIEGWHGIPFRRPVQRMREYLEIVRMAARGERVVYKGEVYELPRPGGEGKALKSGAQSRPIPIYLATLSPKSLELTGELADGWLGTSFMPEHADVFFTHLRHGAEQAGRRLTNIDLQAGGAVAFGDDLERLIAVRRPGLAFTLGAMGSRRHNFYNQAFRRAGFEEEALAVQRLWLDGQREQAAALVPDEMVLHANLLGTEEMVRERIRAYRNAGITTLRLDPAGETMQERLDTLGRALQLVHEVSAEPAAVGAATTLSS; this is encoded by the coding sequence ATGCGCGTAGCGATCGGCTTTCACCGGCTGGCGATCGAAGACTGGGAGAGCGCCTCCGCCTACGCCGTCGAGGCCGAGCGGCTCGGCGTGGACGCGATCTGGTCGGCGGAGGCCTGGGCGCACGACGCGGTCACGCCGCTGGCCTACATCGCGGCGAAGACCGCGCGCGTCCAGCTCGGCACCGGCATCATGCAGGTCGGCGCCCGCACGCCCGCAATGGCGGCGATGACGGCGCTGAGCCTGGCTTCGATGTCGAACGGGCGCTTCGTGCTTGGCCTAGGCGCCAGCGGACCGCAAGTGATCGAGGGCTGGCACGGCATCCCCTTCCGGCGGCCGGTGCAGCGGATGCGCGAGTATCTCGAGATCGTGCGCATGGCCGCGCGCGGCGAGCGCGTCGTCTACAAGGGCGAGGTATACGAGCTGCCGCGTCCCGGCGGCGAGGGCAAAGCGTTGAAGTCCGGCGCGCAGTCGCGGCCGATCCCGATCTACCTGGCCACGCTCAGCCCGAAGAGCCTGGAGCTGACCGGCGAGCTTGCGGACGGCTGGCTCGGCACCTCGTTCATGCCCGAGCATGCAGACGTCTTCTTCACGCATCTGCGCCATGGCGCCGAGCAGGCCGGCCGCCGGCTGACCAACATCGACCTGCAGGCGGGCGGCGCCGTGGCCTTCGGCGACGATCTGGAGCGGCTGATCGCCGTGCGCCGGCCCGGCCTGGCCTTCACGCTGGGCGCGATGGGCTCGCGCCGGCACAACTTCTACAACCAGGCCTTCCGCCGCGCCGGCTTCGAGGAGGAGGCGCTGGCCGTGCAACGGCTCTGGCTCGACGGCCAGCGTGAGCAGGCGGCGGCGCTGGTGCCGGACGAGATGGTGTTGCACGCCAACCTGCTCGGCACCGAGGAGATGGTGCGCGAGCGCATCCGCGCCTACCGGAACGCCGGCATCACCACGCTGCGCCTCGATCCAGCGGGCGAGACGATGCAGGAGCGGCTGGACACGCTCGGCCGCGCCCTCCAGCTGGTGCACGAAGTCAGTGCAGAGCCGGCAGCGGTGGGCGCGGCGACGACGCTGAGCAGCTAA
- a CDS encoding type II toxin-antitoxin system HicB family antitoxin — translation MDYIIVIHPAEEGGYWAEVPALPGCFAQGESLEDLLGDARGAIASHIEALREDGQPVPPGGVIVASVNLPETAAAAS, via the coding sequence ATGGACTACATTATCGTGATTCATCCCGCCGAAGAAGGCGGCTACTGGGCCGAGGTTCCAGCACTGCCCGGCTGTTTCGCCCAGGGCGAATCGCTCGAAGACCTGCTGGGCGACGCACGTGGGGCGATCGCCTCCCACATCGAGGCGCTCCGAGAGGACGGTCAGCCGGTTCCTCCCGGCGGCGTGATCGTCGCCTCGGTGAATTTGCCGGAGACTGCAGCGGCCGCTAGCTAA
- a CDS encoding amidohydrolase family protein, which yields MSQPSPEPIALHAELLIDGVSPEPLRDGVVLIENGAIAAAGPAGKVHVPAGARRIELGERTLLPGLMDVHVHLRGGRSYMDITTPHDLQVLRAAEDCRKLLDAGFTTVRDVGSEVALSLKRAVNEGAIAGPRIYAAGPIISQTGGHADQHYRPLEEARRRPGAILADSPEECRRAVRTAIRAGADLIKICTTGGVGSENDDPEDEHFTGEEIAAIVEEAHRAKRRVAAHAQGKAGILNAVRAGIDSIEHGYYLDEECAEEMKRRGTCFVPTLALLAVYRRAANSPHDMPPWRLRKQQVAIAAIERSFPLACQSGLAIGAGSDYFGGPLRAHGDNADEPVSMAHEGMAPMAAIQAATAGSARVIGIDRHTGTLEPGKWADVIAVDGDPLADIEALRRVAFVMKDGAVYKQPAA from the coding sequence ATGTCCCAGCCGTCACCGGAACCCATCGCCCTGCACGCCGAACTGCTGATCGACGGTGTCTCGCCCGAGCCGCTGCGCGACGGCGTCGTATTGATTGAAAACGGCGCGATCGCGGCTGCCGGCCCGGCCGGCAAGGTACACGTGCCGGCCGGCGCCCGGCGCATCGAGCTGGGCGAGCGCACGCTGCTGCCCGGCCTGATGGACGTGCACGTGCACCTGCGCGGCGGGCGCAGCTACATGGACATCACCACGCCGCACGACCTGCAGGTGCTGCGCGCCGCCGAGGACTGTCGCAAGCTGCTCGATGCCGGCTTCACCACGGTGCGCGACGTGGGCTCCGAGGTGGCCCTCTCGCTGAAGCGGGCGGTGAACGAGGGCGCGATCGCCGGACCGCGCATCTACGCGGCGGGGCCGATCATCTCGCAGACCGGCGGCCACGCCGACCAACACTACCGGCCGCTGGAAGAGGCGCGCCGCCGCCCCGGCGCGATTCTGGCCGATTCGCCGGAGGAGTGCCGACGCGCCGTGCGCACCGCCATCCGCGCCGGCGCCGATCTGATCAAGATCTGCACCACGGGCGGCGTCGGCTCGGAGAACGACGACCCCGAGGACGAGCACTTCACCGGCGAGGAGATCGCCGCGATCGTGGAGGAGGCGCACCGGGCGAAGCGGCGCGTGGCCGCGCACGCGCAGGGCAAGGCGGGCATCCTCAACGCCGTGCGCGCCGGTATCGACTCGATCGAGCACGGCTACTACTTGGACGAGGAGTGCGCCGAGGAGATGAAGCGGCGCGGTACCTGCTTCGTGCCCACGCTGGCGCTGCTGGCCGTCTACCGCCGCGCCGCGAACAGCCCGCACGACATGCCGCCCTGGCGGCTGCGCAAGCAACAGGTGGCGATCGCCGCGATCGAGCGCTCCTTTCCCCTCGCCTGCCAGAGCGGCCTGGCGATCGGCGCCGGCTCGGACTACTTCGGCGGCCCGCTGCGCGCCCATGGCGACAACGCCGACGAGCCGGTGAGCATGGCGCACGAGGGTATGGCGCCGATGGCGGCGATCCAGGCGGCCACGGCCGGCAGCGCCCGCGTGATCGGCATCGACCGGCACACCGGCACGCTCGAGCCGGGCAAATGGGCCGACGTAATCGCCGTGGACGGCGACCCGCTGGCCGACATCGAGGCGCTGCGCCGCGTCGCCTTCGTGATGAAGGACGGCGCCGTCTACAAGCAGCCGGCTGCCTGA
- a CDS encoding sulfurtransferase — MMASAGYAHPELLAEPDWLAAHVNDPDVRMIDCATLEAYRRAHIPGAVGLPVHIYIKDPADETFVMPPEGFEQLMGRLGVNNDTTVVTYDDNNALVATRLWWVLNYYGHTKTKVLNGGWHRWLTEGRPVTFHQTHAEPATFHAKPNEDLICRVDGLKAKIGKTGTQILDVRTDEEWRGANNRGNTRAGHVPGAVHLEWLNFVTKDDRRTFLPAEQLRSMLTKEGISPESEVVTYUQGGIRAAHGMFVLKLLGWNNVRNYDGSMREWANREDTPLVLEPH, encoded by the coding sequence GTGATGGCATCCGCCGGCTACGCCCACCCGGAGCTGCTGGCCGAGCCCGACTGGCTCGCCGCGCATGTCAACGATCCCGATGTGCGGATGATCGACTGCGCGACGCTCGAAGCCTACCGCCGGGCGCACATTCCCGGCGCGGTCGGCCTGCCCGTGCACATCTACATCAAGGATCCGGCCGACGAGACGTTCGTGATGCCGCCCGAGGGCTTCGAACAGCTCATGGGCCGGCTCGGCGTCAACAATGACACGACCGTCGTGACCTACGACGACAACAACGCGCTCGTGGCGACGCGGCTGTGGTGGGTGCTCAACTACTACGGCCACACGAAGACGAAGGTGCTGAACGGCGGCTGGCACCGCTGGCTCACCGAAGGCCGCCCGGTCACCTTCCACCAGACACACGCCGAGCCGGCCACGTTTCACGCGAAGCCGAACGAAGACCTGATCTGCCGCGTAGATGGTCTGAAGGCCAAGATCGGCAAGACCGGCACGCAGATCCTGGACGTGCGCACCGACGAGGAGTGGCGGGGCGCCAACAACCGCGGCAACACGCGCGCCGGCCACGTGCCCGGCGCCGTGCATCTCGAATGGCTCAACTTCGTCACGAAGGACGACAGGCGCACCTTCCTGCCCGCCGAGCAGTTGCGCAGCATGCTCACGAAGGAGGGCATCTCACCCGAGTCAGAAGTGGTCACCTACTGACAGGGAGGCATCCGTGCGGCGCACGGAATGTTTGTGCTGAAGCTCCTGGGCTGGAACAACGTCCGCAACTACGACGGCTCGATGCGCGAATGGGCCAACCGCGAGGACACGCCGCTGGTGCTGGAACCGCACTGA
- a CDS encoding enoyl-CoA hydratase-related protein, whose protein sequence is MSENGIAYERVDSIGWLTFNRPEKMNALTYAMLDRIEAAVREARDDDAVRALVVTGAGRAFCAGTDLAELSERLPAEARPRAAEAPDPDRPAPWTLLSLPKPVIAAVNGAAVGLGAEFSLQADLRLAGESARFSWIFPQRGLVPDTGAGTWLLPRVIGLARAAKLLYTGAMIDAAEALRIGLVDEVVPDGALHGRADELAQQMARGAPLAVEQIKRLLYQGLARDARAHVDDNAQTLTRMFATEDHREGVRSFLERREPHFVRR, encoded by the coding sequence ATGAGCGAGAACGGTATCGCCTACGAGCGCGTCGACTCGATCGGCTGGCTGACCTTCAACCGGCCGGAAAAGATGAATGCGCTCACCTACGCGATGCTGGACCGCATCGAAGCGGCCGTACGCGAGGCGCGCGACGACGACGCGGTGCGCGCGCTGGTCGTCACCGGCGCCGGCCGCGCCTTCTGCGCCGGCACCGATCTGGCCGAGCTGAGTGAGCGCCTGCCGGCCGAGGCGAGGCCGCGTGCCGCCGAGGCTCCCGACCCCGATCGCCCCGCGCCCTGGACGCTCCTGAGCCTGCCCAAGCCGGTGATCGCCGCCGTCAACGGCGCCGCCGTCGGCCTGGGCGCAGAGTTCTCCCTGCAGGCCGATCTGCGGCTGGCCGGCGAAAGCGCCCGCTTCAGCTGGATCTTCCCCCAGCGCGGCCTTGTGCCAGACACGGGCGCCGGCACCTGGCTGCTGCCGCGCGTGATCGGCCTCGCCCGCGCGGCGAAGCTGCTCTATACCGGCGCGATGATCGACGCGGCGGAGGCGCTGCGCATCGGCCTGGTGGACGAGGTCGTACCGGACGGAGCGCTGCATGGCCGCGCCGACGAACTGGCCCAGCAGATGGCGCGCGGCGCCCCGCTGGCGGTCGAGCAGATCAAGCGGTTGCTCTACCAGGGACTCGCCCGCGACGCCCGCGCCCACGTGGACGACAACGCGCAGACCCTGACCCGCATGTTCGCCACCGAGGACCACCGCGAAGGCGTACGCTCCTTTTTGGAGCGCCGCGAGCCGCATTTCGTGCGTCGGTAG
- a CDS encoding MoaD/ThiS family protein, giving the protein MVDVKLMPILAKRAASRQERLSLDFAPGLTPGAVAEAEGFHGPDLETILAIVNGQQVELDTPLADGDALELLVGIAGG; this is encoded by the coding sequence ATGGTTGACGTCAAGCTGATGCCGATCCTGGCGAAGCGGGCGGCGTCGCGGCAGGAGCGGCTTTCTCTCGACTTCGCGCCGGGGCTGACGCCGGGCGCCGTGGCCGAGGCCGAGGGCTTCCACGGCCCCGACCTGGAGACGATCCTGGCGATCGTCAACGGCCAGCAGGTAGAGCTGGACACGCCGCTCGCCGACGGCGACGCGCTCGAACTGCTGGTCGGCATCGCCGGCGGCTGA
- a CDS encoding nucleoside hydrolase, protein MPAAAAPLRLIIDTDIGTDDALALIMALRHPGAGVELITTVAGNAPLEHTTRNALYVAELCGSDVPVHAGCARPLLREPGDARHVHGEDGLGDFGFPLPKREAGKSHAAIALIETIRSAPGACSLVTLGPLTNVALALSLDPQIAGMVRRCVVMGGAAGLAGNVSAAAEFNIWADAEAAQIVFRSGLPITMAGIELCRGPARSTVEEYAPLEGCSEQVPHFASLMFTYIGGMGRGRYGWQGEAAIPDAVAMAIALDPALMPEYVDCPVAIETRPGLSYGATLLDRRPGADETAAGNVRVALSLDIAGYKKLLYRAVGL, encoded by the coding sequence ATGCCTGCAGCCGCTGCACCATTGCGCCTGATCATCGATACGGACATCGGCACCGACGACGCCCTGGCGCTGATCATGGCGCTGCGCCATCCCGGCGCCGGCGTGGAGCTGATCACCACCGTCGCCGGCAACGCGCCGCTGGAGCACACCACGCGCAACGCGCTCTACGTCGCCGAGCTGTGCGGCAGCGACGTGCCCGTGCACGCGGGCTGCGCTCGCCCCCTCCTGCGCGAGCCGGGCGACGCGCGCCACGTGCACGGCGAAGACGGCCTCGGCGACTTCGGCTTCCCTCTGCCGAAGCGAGAAGCGGGCAAGAGCCACGCCGCGATCGCGCTGATCGAGACGATCCGCTCCGCCCCCGGCGCGTGCTCGCTGGTCACGCTCGGCCCGCTCACGAACGTGGCGCTGGCGCTCTCGCTCGATCCGCAGATCGCCGGCATGGTGCGGCGCTGCGTGGTGATGGGCGGCGCCGCGGGCCTGGCCGGCAACGTCAGCGCGGCCGCGGAGTTCAACATCTGGGCGGACGCGGAGGCGGCGCAGATCGTCTTCCGCTCCGGCCTGCCGATCACGATGGCCGGCATCGAGCTATGCCGCGGCCCCGCGCGCTCGACGGTGGAAGAGTATGCGCCGCTGGAGGGCTGCTCCGAACAAGTGCCGCACTTCGCCTCGCTGATGTTCACATACATCGGCGGCATGGGCCGCGGCCGCTACGGCTGGCAGGGCGAGGCGGCGATTCCCGACGCGGTGGCGATGGCGATCGCGCTCGACCCGGCGCTGATGCCGGAGTACGTCGACTGCCCGGTCGCGATCGAGACCCGCCCCGGCCTCAGCTACGGCGCCACGCTCCTCGACCGCCGGCCCGGCGCAGACGAGACGGCGGCGGGCAACGTCCGCGTCGCGCTGTCGCTTGACATCGCCGGCTACAAGAAGCTGCTGTACCGCGCCGTGGGGTTGTGA
- a CDS encoding RidA family protein: MKIEARLKELGLELPEASGSGRAGMNFVTWRRTGNLVYLAGHGPNRGSTPQWVGKVGAKEEGGTYSEEQGYQAARETAVNLLATLKLAIGDLDKVRQLIKMLGMVNCTPHFGRQPYVINGASDFFVEVFGEAGRHARAAVGMQSLPNEMPVEIELIVEVEPA, translated from the coding sequence GTGAAGATCGAAGCGCGGCTGAAGGAGCTGGGGCTTGAGCTGCCGGAGGCGAGCGGGTCAGGGCGCGCGGGGATGAACTTCGTCACCTGGCGGCGCACCGGCAACCTGGTCTATCTCGCCGGCCACGGACCGAACCGCGGCAGCACGCCGCAGTGGGTGGGCAAGGTCGGCGCGAAGGAAGAGGGCGGCACGTACAGCGAGGAGCAGGGCTACCAGGCGGCGCGGGAGACGGCAGTCAACCTGCTCGCCACGCTCAAGCTCGCGATCGGCGACCTGGACAAGGTGCGGCAACTGATCAAGATGCTGGGCATGGTGAACTGCACCCCGCATTTCGGCCGCCAGCCGTATGTGATCAACGGCGCCTCCGACTTCTTCGTGGAAGTTTTCGGCGAGGCGGGGCGCCACGCGCGGGCGGCCGTGGGCATGCAGTCGCTGCCCAACGAGATGCCTGTGGAGATCGAGCTGATCGTGGAGGTCGAGCCGGCCTAG
- a CDS encoding methyltransferase domain-containing protein, whose protein sequence is MPTSRLLFHLPFLSGAAPGQSVPALGLDEAMLRDLAAQPGERLLLIGCRLAGGASRETNVLPEAAEAVRCDARALPLLSHAIDAVLASAATLADDAALNECRRALAPSGTLVALDDGGGQLPAAVAGLRAAGFSIEREDEGAVVARAPRGFRPAAG, encoded by the coding sequence GTGCCTACAAGTAGACTCTTGTTCCACCTGCCGTTCCTTTCGGGCGCGGCGCCCGGCCAATCGGTGCCCGCGCTGGGTTTGGACGAAGCCATGCTGCGCGACCTGGCCGCTCAGCCTGGCGAGCGGTTGCTGCTCATCGGCTGCCGGTTGGCGGGTGGCGCGTCGCGGGAGACGAACGTGCTGCCGGAAGCGGCGGAAGCGGTGCGCTGCGATGCGCGGGCGCTGCCGCTGCTTTCGCACGCGATCGACGCCGTGCTCGCCTCCGCGGCCACGCTCGCCGACGATGCAGCCCTCAATGAGTGCCGGCGGGCACTGGCTCCGAGCGGCACGCTGGTCGCGCTGGACGATGGCGGTGGGCAGCTTCCGGCAGCGGTAGCCGGCCTGCGTGCCGCGGGTTTCAGCATCGAACGCGAGGACGAGGGCGCCGTGGTCGCGCGGGCGCCGCGCGGCTTCCGGCCGGCCGCCGGCTGA
- a CDS encoding alanine racemase, producing the protein MNKHDVDTPALLLDLDVVEANIAAMSAYFAGQHSGLRPHFKTPKTPEIARRQLAAGAIGITAAKLGEAEVLARAGLGPILIANQVVGQRKIDRLLALPESVEVIVAVESEFNIRELEEGAARSGRTPQAIVEVDTGMHRCGSANPEETVELVQRLLAGPVRYRGIMGYEGHAVLQKDPQERIKLADAALATLGRHVAALQAAGLAPEIVSAGGTGTFDIAASAPHVTEVQAGSYVFMDGAYRAVRPDLGQPALTLLTTVIARHGDVAIVDCGMKSLSSEFGPPQGQWHGLPVKILRLSEEHGHLDVAGTDLQPGDKVELVPSHGDTTINMHAEYNVVRGDEVVAVWPIEAARAYK; encoded by the coding sequence ATGAACAAGCACGACGTCGACACGCCCGCGCTGCTGCTCGATCTGGATGTGGTCGAGGCGAACATCGCCGCGATGAGCGCCTACTTCGCCGGCCAGCACAGCGGGCTGCGGCCGCACTTCAAGACGCCGAAGACGCCCGAGATCGCGCGGCGCCAGCTCGCGGCCGGCGCGATCGGCATCACCGCGGCCAAGCTGGGCGAGGCCGAGGTGCTGGCCCGCGCCGGCCTCGGCCCGATCCTGATCGCCAACCAGGTCGTTGGCCAGCGGAAGATCGACCGCCTGCTGGCGCTGCCGGAGTCGGTCGAGGTGATCGTCGCGGTGGAGAGCGAGTTCAACATCCGCGAGCTGGAAGAAGGCGCCGCGCGCAGCGGCCGCACACCGCAGGCGATCGTCGAAGTGGACACGGGCATGCACCGCTGCGGCTCGGCCAATCCGGAAGAGACGGTCGAGCTGGTGCAGCGGCTGCTGGCCGGGCCGGTGCGCTACCGCGGCATCATGGGCTACGAGGGACACGCCGTCCTGCAGAAGGACCCGCAGGAGCGGATTAAGCTGGCCGATGCCGCGCTGGCCACGCTCGGCCGCCACGTCGCCGCGCTGCAGGCGGCGGGGCTGGCGCCCGAGATCGTCAGCGCCGGCGGCACCGGCACCTTCGACATCGCCGCCAGCGCGCCGCATGTGACCGAAGTCCAGGCCGGCTCGTACGTCTTCATGGATGGCGCCTACCGCGCCGTGCGGCCGGACCTGGGCCAGCCGGCGCTGACCCTGCTGACGACGGTGATCGCGCGGCACGGCGACGTGGCGATCGTGGACTGCGGCATGAAGTCGCTCTCGAGCGAGTTCGGGCCGCCGCAGGGCCAGTGGCACGGACTGCCGGTGAAGATCCTGCGCCTCAGCGAAGAGCACGGCCACCTCGACGTGGCCGGCACGGATCTGCAGCCGGGTGACAAGGTCGAGCTGGTGCCCTCGCACGGCGACACCACGATCAATATGCACGCCGAGTACAACGTTGTGCGCGGCGATGAGGTCGTCGCCGTCTGGCCGATCGAGGCGGCGCGTGCCTACAAGTAG
- a CDS encoding Lrp/AsnC ligand binding domain-containing protein: MAVKAYVLIVTDPVQTKSVLAKIREIAAVKESHEVMGPYDIVVEIEVDDLAEIPPILGEGIRRIDGIESTTSLVTFPEKGAGRRA, from the coding sequence ATGGCCGTCAAGGCGTACGTGCTGATCGTGACCGACCCGGTCCAGACCAAGAGCGTGCTGGCGAAGATCCGCGAGATCGCGGCGGTCAAAGAGTCGCACGAAGTCATGGGACCGTACGACATCGTGGTCGAGATCGAGGTCGACGACCTGGCCGAGATCCCGCCGATCCTGGGCGAGGGCATCCGTCGCATCGACGGCATCGAGAGCACGACCAGCCTGGTGACGTTTCCGGAAAAGGGCGCAGGGCGCAGGGCGTAG